A region of Gracilinanus agilis isolate LMUSP501 chromosome 3, AgileGrace, whole genome shotgun sequence DNA encodes the following proteins:
- the LOC123242856 gene encoding small cysteine and glycine repeat-containing protein 6-like codes for MGCCGCRGSCGGCGGCGGGCGGCGSSCGGCGGGCGCTTCTCRRVGCCSACCPCCCGCCGGCCSPTVVCCRRTCCCNSCGCGSCGCGSCGCGSCGCGKGCCCQQKCCQQKCCCKKQCCC; via the coding sequence ATGGGTTGCTGTGGCTGTAGAGGCAGCTGTGGTGGCTGTGGTGGCTGCGGTGGTGGCTGTGGTGGCTGCGGCAGTAGCTGTGGTGGCTGTGGTGGTGGCTGTGGCTGTACCACCTGTACCTGCCGCCGAGTGGGCTGCTGCTCTGCCTGCTGCCCCTGCTGCTGTGGCTGCTGTGGGGGCTGCTGTAGCCCCACAGTTGTCTGTTGCCGCCGTACCTGCTGCTGTAACTCTTGTGGCTGTGGCTCTTGTGGCTGTGGCTCCTGTGGCTGTGGCTCCTGTGGCTGTGGCAAGGGCTGTTGTTGCCAACAAAAATGCTGCCAACAGAAATGTTGCTGCAAGAAGCAATGCTGCTGCTAG
- the LOC123240185 gene encoding small cysteine and glycine repeat-containing protein 7-like, whose protein sequence is MGCCGCRGSCGGCGGCGGCGGGCGGCGGCGGCGGGCGCTTCTCRRVGCCSACCPCCCGCCGGCCSPTVVCCRRTCCCNSCGCGSCGCGSCGCGCGKGCCCQQKCCQQKCCCKKQCCC, encoded by the coding sequence ATGGGTTGCTGTGGTTGTAGAGGCAGCTGTGGCGGCTGTGGCGGCTGTGGTGGCTGCGGTGGTGGCTGTGGTGGCTGCGGTGGCTGCGGTGGCTGTGGTGGTGGCTGTGGCTGTACCACCTGTACCTGCCGCCGCGTGGGCTGCTGCTCTGCCTGCTGCCCCTGCTGCTGTGGCTGCTGTGGCGGCTGCTGTAGCCCCACTGTTGTCTGCTGCCGCCGCACCTGCTGCTGTAACTCTTGTGGCTGTGGCTCCTGTGGCTGTGGCTCCTGTGGCTGTGGCTGTGGCAAGGGCTGTTGTTGCCAACAGAAATGCTGCCAACAGAAATGTTGCTGCAAGAAGCAATGCTGCTGCTAA